A genome region from Colwellia sp. Arc7-D includes the following:
- a CDS encoding polysaccharide pyruvyl transferase family protein, with translation MKFVILNQPTKNKGDLAAFKALVILISQKYPTAVIECLFTTKDHDVLFDRVEKVNCIDIHLPNLWRITKMCLKFPFLFKLLSCFSGYSKYIKHLKNADMAILSPGGLEIGAYQDWRVLWGLALADSLKVKYSIYSRSIGKFVNKSHDDRLFIQYAIKYLQKSRFNGLRERKSQELAGMLGLSYFPAIDVVYSNTPKKDFNSALIKGVAKDFVVFVPSKFDNWHPDFNKESQTQLDKLYQNVISIIINKGKTVIMLPHTYSRGIERDDRNYFETLIEDKFKDNCIIVDDQLDTDDYQAIIKKADFAISARLHQVIFAINNHTPAICLSYEHKMQAMMDMLGLSEYSLSLQSQIKESEKLIMLLEEFLDKSDSHKDKFIKAQNQAGIIANEAFNNFTKSIDS, from the coding sequence ATGAAATTTGTTATTTTAAACCAACCCACAAAAAACAAAGGTGATTTAGCTGCTTTCAAGGCACTTGTCATTCTTATAAGTCAGAAGTATCCAACAGCTGTTATTGAATGTTTATTTACCACTAAAGATCATGATGTTTTGTTTGATAGAGTTGAGAAGGTTAATTGTATAGATATACACTTACCAAATTTATGGCGAATTACAAAAATGTGTTTAAAATTTCCATTTTTATTTAAACTACTAAGTTGTTTTTCTGGCTACTCTAAATATATCAAACATTTAAAAAATGCTGATATGGCTATCCTCTCTCCTGGAGGATTAGAAATAGGAGCATATCAAGATTGGCGAGTTCTTTGGGGCTTAGCTTTAGCTGATTCTTTAAAAGTAAAATATTCAATATACTCTAGATCAATTGGTAAGTTTGTAAATAAGTCTCATGATGATAGACTTTTTATTCAATATGCCATTAAATATCTGCAAAAATCTAGGTTCAACGGATTAAGGGAAAGAAAAAGTCAGGAGCTTGCTGGGATGCTAGGTTTAAGTTACTTCCCTGCTATTGATGTTGTATACAGTAATACACCAAAGAAAGATTTCAATAGTGCGTTAATCAAAGGTGTAGCTAAAGACTTTGTGGTTTTTGTACCTTCCAAGTTTGATAATTGGCACCCAGATTTCAATAAAGAATCCCAAACTCAGTTAGATAAGCTTTATCAAAATGTGATATCAATTATTATCAACAAAGGGAAAACTGTGATTATGCTTCCTCATACTTATAGCAGGGGGATTGAAAGAGATGATCGTAATTATTTTGAAACTTTAATTGAAGATAAATTTAAAGATAATTGTATTATTGTTGATGACCAATTAGATACAGATGACTACCAAGCTATAATCAAAAAAGCTGATTTCGCAATATCTGCTCGTCTCCACCAAGTCATATTTGCAATTAATAATCACACACCAGCTATATGTTTAAGTTATGAACATAAAATGCAGGCGATGATGGATATGCTAGGGTTAAGCGAATATTCACTAAGCTTGCAGTCACAGATAAAAGAAAGTGAAAAATTAATTATGTTGCTTGAAGAGTTTTTAGATAAATCAGACTCTCATAAAGATAAATTTATAAAGGCTCAAAATCAAGCAGGAATTATCGCTAATGAAGCCTTTAATAATTTTACAAAAAGCATTGATTCATAA
- a CDS encoding acyltransferase produces the protein MNIKNKITLRNVIDSKNNNFNLIRMFAALAVIVSHSYALSLGDKSLGALQDLLGVSLGTIAVDIFFITSGLLVTRSLLVRTDLKIFIVSRVLRIFPALIICVIFCVLLGAYLSSFSLQHYVQDPELLNFIIYNSTIIVTDYQELPGVFYNAPLDRSVNGSLWTLPWELRMYVLLCLIGVFCVLLKKINIKFEMHSYIIVLIAICSTSLYFYFHFQENFHWFYYKFFRFSSAFFIGGSLYVLRKYISLNIKWVLVLISVLLIALFISKAMFFVAYILTMPYIVLCAAYLPTGIILNYNKLGDFSYGTYIYAWPIQQTLTTIINPISPYEMIFWCIPTTIFLAILSWYGIENPTMKFKKHFV, from the coding sequence TTGAATATTAAGAATAAAATTACACTTCGTAATGTAATAGATAGTAAAAATAACAATTTTAATTTAATTCGAATGTTTGCTGCTTTGGCTGTTATTGTTAGTCACAGTTATGCTCTTTCATTAGGTGACAAAAGCCTGGGAGCATTACAAGATTTACTTGGAGTTAGCTTAGGAACTATCGCTGTAGATATTTTTTTTATCACAAGCGGCTTGTTAGTCACTCGCAGTTTATTAGTTCGAACTGATCTAAAGATTTTTATCGTTTCAAGAGTTTTGAGAATATTTCCAGCATTAATTATTTGTGTGATCTTTTGTGTTCTTTTAGGTGCATATCTATCAAGCTTTTCATTACAGCATTATGTTCAAGATCCAGAGTTATTAAATTTTATAATTTATAATTCCACAATTATTGTAACTGATTATCAAGAATTACCCGGTGTATTCTATAACGCGCCATTAGACAGAAGTGTTAACGGCTCACTTTGGACTTTACCGTGGGAACTTCGAATGTATGTTTTGCTGTGTTTAATTGGTGTTTTTTGTGTTTTATTAAAAAAAATAAATATCAAATTTGAAATGCATTCATACATCATAGTGTTAATTGCTATCTGCAGCACCAGTTTATATTTTTATTTTCACTTTCAAGAAAACTTTCATTGGTTTTATTATAAGTTTTTTAGATTTTCATCTGCATTTTTTATCGGTGGAAGCTTATATGTACTGAGGAAATATATTTCGCTGAATATTAAATGGGTATTGGTTCTCATATCTGTACTGTTAATTGCTCTTTTTATCAGTAAAGCAATGTTCTTTGTGGCTTATATTCTTACAATGCCATATATAGTACTTTGTGCTGCATATTTGCCAACAGGTATAATATTAAACTACAATAAACTAGGTGATTTTTCGTACGGCACATATATTTATGCATGGCCAATACAACAAACACTTACGACAATAATAAACCCTATCTCCCCATATGAAATGATTTTTTGGTGTATACCTACCACTATATTTTTAGCTATTCTGTCATGGTATGGTATCGAAAATCCTACAATGAAATTTAAAAAACATTTTGTTTAA